A stretch of the Phyllopteryx taeniolatus isolate TA_2022b chromosome 5, UOR_Ptae_1.2, whole genome shotgun sequence genome encodes the following:
- the elmo3 gene encoding engulfment and cell motility protein 3 isoform X6 encodes MQVVREQITRTLSTKPTSLELFKNKVNALNYSEILKLRQTERLHQEETLAPPVLELKERLKPELLELIRQQRLNRLCQGTLFRKISSRRRQDKLWYCRLSPNHKMLHYGDVEEDTETPPIETLQEKIPVADIKALLVGKECPHMKENKGKQNKEVLDLAFSITYDVEEYSLNFIAPSRTDFCLWTDGLSVLLGREMSSESMRSELDILLSMEIKLRLLDLENIPIPENAPLVPKPPSNYNFCYDFSQTEQ; translated from the exons ATGCAGGTGGTGAGGGAGCAGATCACGCGCACGCTGTCCACCAAGCCGACCTCCCTGGAGCTCTTCAAGAACAAGGTGAACGCTCTCAACTACAGCGAGATCCTGAAACTGCGGCAGACGGAGCGACTGCACCAGGAAGAGACGCTGGCGCCGCCCGTTCT CGAACTGAAAGAGCGTCTGAAGCCCGAGCTGCTTGAGTTGATCCGTCAACAAAGACTCAACAGGCTGTGTCAGGGGACCTTGTTCCGGAAGATCAGCAGCCGGCGCAGACAAG ACAAATTGTGGTACTGTCGTTTGTCGCCCAATCACAAAATGCTGCACTACGGCGACGTGGAGGAGGACACGGAAACGCCACCCATTGAAACGCTGCAAGAAAAGA TCCCGGTGGCAGACATCAAAGCTCTGCTGGTGGGCAAAGAGTGCCCTCACATGAAGGAGAACAAAGGCAAGCAGAACAAG GAGGTGTTGGACCTGGCGTTTAGCATCACCTACGACGTGGAGGAGTACAGCCTCAACTTCATCGCCCCCTCAAGGACTGAC TTCTGCCTGTGGACGGACGGACTGAGCGTCCTCCTGGGCCGGGAAATGAGTAGCGAATCCATGCGCAGCGAGCTGGACATCCTCCTCTCCATGGAGATTAAGCTTCGCCTCCTGGATTTGGAGAACATCCCCATCCCGGAGAATGCGCCTCTCGTCCCCAAACCACCGAGCAACTACAACTTCTGCTACGACTTTAGTCAAACTGAGCAGTAG
- the elmo3 gene encoding engulfment and cell motility protein 3 isoform X4 — protein MLDCWQVMQVVREQITRTLSTKPTSLELFKNKVNALNYSEILKLRQTERLHQEETLAPPVLELKERLKPELLELIRQQRLNRLCQGTLFRKISSRRRQDKLWYCRLSPNHKMLHYGDVEEDTETPPIETLQEKIPVADIKALLVGKECPHMKENKGKQNKEVLDLAFSITYDVEEYSLNFIAPSRTDFCLWTDGLSVLLGREMSSESMRSELDILLSMEIKLRLLDLENIPIPENAPLVPKPPSNYNFCYDFSQTEQ, from the exons GTGATGCAGGTGGTGAGGGAGCAGATCACGCGCACGCTGTCCACCAAGCCGACCTCCCTGGAGCTCTTCAAGAACAAGGTGAACGCTCTCAACTACAGCGAGATCCTGAAACTGCGGCAGACGGAGCGACTGCACCAGGAAGAGACGCTGGCGCCGCCCGTTCT CGAACTGAAAGAGCGTCTGAAGCCCGAGCTGCTTGAGTTGATCCGTCAACAAAGACTCAACAGGCTGTGTCAGGGGACCTTGTTCCGGAAGATCAGCAGCCGGCGCAGACAAG ACAAATTGTGGTACTGTCGTTTGTCGCCCAATCACAAAATGCTGCACTACGGCGACGTGGAGGAGGACACGGAAACGCCACCCATTGAAACGCTGCAAGAAAAGA TCCCGGTGGCAGACATCAAAGCTCTGCTGGTGGGCAAAGAGTGCCCTCACATGAAGGAGAACAAAGGCAAGCAGAACAAG GAGGTGTTGGACCTGGCGTTTAGCATCACCTACGACGTGGAGGAGTACAGCCTCAACTTCATCGCCCCCTCAAGGACTGAC TTCTGCCTGTGGACGGACGGACTGAGCGTCCTCCTGGGCCGGGAAATGAGTAGCGAATCCATGCGCAGCGAGCTGGACATCCTCCTCTCCATGGAGATTAAGCTTCGCCTCCTGGATTTGGAGAACATCCCCATCCCGGAGAATGCGCCTCTCGTCCCCAAACCACCGAGCAACTACAACTTCTGCTACGACTTTAGTCAAACTGAGCAGTAG
- the elmo3 gene encoding engulfment and cell motility protein 3 isoform X5: MAVMQVVREQITRTLSTKPTSLELFKNKVNALNYSEILKLRQTERLHQEETLAPPVLELKERLKPELLELIRQQRLNRLCQGTLFRKISSRRRQDKLWYCRLSPNHKMLHYGDVEEDTETPPIETLQEKIPVADIKALLVGKECPHMKENKGKQNKEVLDLAFSITYDVEEYSLNFIAPSRTDFCLWTDGLSVLLGREMSSESMRSELDILLSMEIKLRLLDLENIPIPENAPLVPKPPSNYNFCYDFSQTEQ; the protein is encoded by the exons ATGGCG GTGATGCAGGTGGTGAGGGAGCAGATCACGCGCACGCTGTCCACCAAGCCGACCTCCCTGGAGCTCTTCAAGAACAAGGTGAACGCTCTCAACTACAGCGAGATCCTGAAACTGCGGCAGACGGAGCGACTGCACCAGGAAGAGACGCTGGCGCCGCCCGTTCT CGAACTGAAAGAGCGTCTGAAGCCCGAGCTGCTTGAGTTGATCCGTCAACAAAGACTCAACAGGCTGTGTCAGGGGACCTTGTTCCGGAAGATCAGCAGCCGGCGCAGACAAG ACAAATTGTGGTACTGTCGTTTGTCGCCCAATCACAAAATGCTGCACTACGGCGACGTGGAGGAGGACACGGAAACGCCACCCATTGAAACGCTGCAAGAAAAGA TCCCGGTGGCAGACATCAAAGCTCTGCTGGTGGGCAAAGAGTGCCCTCACATGAAGGAGAACAAAGGCAAGCAGAACAAG GAGGTGTTGGACCTGGCGTTTAGCATCACCTACGACGTGGAGGAGTACAGCCTCAACTTCATCGCCCCCTCAAGGACTGAC TTCTGCCTGTGGACGGACGGACTGAGCGTCCTCCTGGGCCGGGAAATGAGTAGCGAATCCATGCGCAGCGAGCTGGACATCCTCCTCTCCATGGAGATTAAGCTTCGCCTCCTGGATTTGGAGAACATCCCCATCCCGGAGAATGCGCCTCTCGTCCCCAAACCACCGAGCAACTACAACTTCTGCTACGACTTTAGTCAAACTGAGCAGTAG